From the Limanda limanda chromosome 7, fLimLim1.1, whole genome shotgun sequence genome, the window CTTACACAATCTTTTTTAAAGTCCTGATACTTATGATAATATGGAACTGATGACCAAAATATttagtgttttgttatttattataactAAAGTATTTCTTgagatgctccacattcctcattttaatgAAGGCTGATCTTCTGATCTTCCCTAATAACATGACACATGGCCTTAATACCTAAAACTATGAATTTTACTCTACGTCGTATTACGATTATTCTTTGAATTGTTTTCATCGACAAGGCCCTAATACTCCGTGATATTATAATGAACAAAAAAGATTATACTTAGTAACCAGGATGTTGTGGGTTGATTCATTAAGTTAgatatgaataaatgaaaaactaaaGACTCACCATTCACTTTTGCCAGGACCATCTCTACTCCTTTCCTTGCAACTTTTTCCAAAGCATCAGTCTGAAAAGagaacatgtttgtttacagtcACCCACAAACAACACAAGGTGTATTGTGTTATTATGTGTCATGTACCTTGAAGGGTCCCACTTTACTTCCCACCAGCGTCAGTGTGAAACTATTTGAGAGAATATTCATTAGTTAAGCTTTGAGTTTGTGAACCCACACATCGTGTGTTTTCAAAATGTGCTCACTTGTCCATTGAAGCAGAGCCTTTCACTGTTTCACCAGCGATCCACACTTTGCTGCTGAAGTTTGACACCTGGAAGAAGACAGTGGTTGGAGTTCAGGCTGCAATCAATGGTTATTTTAATCAGGAAGTCATTTCCCCTGGTGTTAGGTCAACAGAAGGTCTGGCATTCAGCACAAAATGTTTCAGAACAATGTGATTAAAACTTAAAGAAGCTGCAACCATGACAATGTCCATTTTTGCCTTTAAATAACTCAAACTATTAAGGGTCAAAAACATTTCACAACACGGCAAATAAATCCTTTAACGTGAGCTTCTAGGTGAGCAGGTTTTCCCATGATTTTTgggtgaagtgagaggacagcAAAGAAGAGTTTCTCACAACACTGAGTTGAAACAGTGGAGTCTCGGTAGCGTTTGGCTGGATGGCGAAGGCCTCGATGGCGCCGTGGAAGCCCAGCTTCACAGCATCAGGCTGGAAGGAAGACACCGGAGCCTCTGTGGCATAAACCCGCAGATTCATCAGCAGACCGGGAAACATCTTgggaagctgcagagagagaggtgggtggTTTGAATGTCTTTGGTGCCAAATATCATTACTGTTCCCCCTGTTTTATGAGACAGTAAATTGAAGATTTGTGTTGTTGAACAGATGAAATAAGAAACTTGAAAAGCATATTCTGGAGCCTTCACGGTTGTGTGGTATGGGGGAGGTGAGCCTGACCCAAATAATATTCAACATTATTGATGTTTAAAGTTTAACATGGCTGTAGTGTGAACCACAGTGGCTTCCTGCTAACGTGTTCCTGCAGAGCATTTTTTTAAGGAAGAGATTCTTTTCAGGGATGTTTTCATGATCTTTAAGTGTGTGGGTGCTGGCTCCACACCATTGAGATAATAAAagccaatatatatatatatataaataaacataccTGAGGGATGTAGGGTCCCATTAAGCTGGTATTTAGGTGCAGGGGAAAGCATTTGGGGatctgagaggaggagattgAGAAGAAATACAAACTTCAAACCAAACTTAAATCCTCTTGCTTTACTTTTCTGCTTTTGTTGGTGCATGATGTCAGGTGAACTGACCACGCTGTCGTTGATGAGGGTCCGATACACTCCGGCTGAGTAGTATCCATACAGGGCAGAGTTCATAGTGAAGTCCGACAGGCCCATGGACAACATGTAGCCCTGCTGCTCAGGCACGGTGAAAGACGGAGCTTCAAACGGAGGAGGATTTTTGTTGTAGAACTCACCCTTTAAATAAAGAGTTTCCAATGATCAGTTGAACCTTTGatcacagtttttgttttttctttttacttgcACAAGCACTCATTAAGATATAGATGCCAGAGTAGCTTGAACACAgacatatgagtgtgtgtaacatcacgttttgtgtgtgtgtgtgtttgtgtgtgtgtgtgtgtgtgtgtgtgtgtgtgtgtgtgtgtgtgtgtgtgtgtgtgtgtgtgtgggtggtgtgGTGTCTTTACCTTGAGACCCAGACTCAGACTTGAAACACTGACAACAGGTAAACTGGTGAGAGCGAGGTCCAAGGTGAGAGCCTGATCCACATCGAAGGAAACTGGATAACATATAAATAATTTGTAGTACTCTGTTAATATAACTAAATAGTTTTATCACACATAACCTAAAGTAGTGTTCGGTTGATGTATCTGGTATCAGTGTATGCATTGTACTTTGTAATTGGGGTGTCTATATTCTATATTTGGAATATTTCCAAAGTCAGACCCTTTATCACCAAAGCAGACACAGGAAAGTTAACAAACGCTTTAATCAGCAGGTCTGACAcagaattaataaaaaaatatttggctAGTTTTAGATCACTGGCTGGCTTTGCCCCAAAACTATGGAACAGTCTCGATCACGATCTTAGGGGCTTTACATCTGTTGACAGAATCTGCAAGACTTCTTTTTACAactatttattatgttttaccTGATGGCTGTTATATCCTGTCCAATTTGATCTTAACCTGCTATTTATATCAAATGTTATGTACTTCGTGTTACATTTTATGCATTgaataaaaatttaaatttaaattaaaataatataatatagtaatCTATTGCAATACCGTTCATGGCCTGTAGGTGTTGCTCCAAGTTTCCAATAAATTCCTTCACATAGGGGCAAATCTGAGGAGGGAACAACATTACAAAGGTGCTGCAGTGTTCACTGCTGAAAATATGACAGTATATTAATCATCTAATGATCACATaacaaaagaggagaaacactCACTCTGCTCTCTATTTGTGGTGTGATAGAGCTCCTGAATTTCTTCACAAAACGCGGGAATGTGCGTCTGATGACAAATGAGAATGAAGGGCTTTATGTCGTGACTTCAGTATCACACCTCTgttacactctctctctctctctcgctctctgcttTCCTGTACCTGGTTCCCCCACGTAAGTTTACGTCTACACGTCCAACTCGAGCGTCACAGCTCACACTGGTCACAGACAAATGGCCGCAAGCGTCTTTCCCCAGCTTCACCACAGAGGTCACATCCACACCAAACACAGCCATGTCGAAAGTTCCACTGTCATGCCTGAAATTGCGCAACACAAAGAGATCAGTGCACGTGAAAATCTGGTTGTGCAACAAAAGACGTAGTCACCATCAGCCACaaaaaaacagctgactggCTGTGCCTCAGTGACTCTTCCAAGACATAACttatcatgtgttttttattacacATGATTATGagtattttttctatttcaatCTATCAATATTTGGATAGCCCACGCCACAATTTGCCATATAGGGTTTATTAATCTGTATAAGGTGCGACAGCATCTGTCCTTTGTGTGGTGGGGAATCGATAACATATTCAGTTGTTCATCTTTCATCATTTACACTTTAACTTTCTTATAATTCAAGGCAGTTGTGAGTGACCAAGTAATACAGATTTAATATATGTAAATCTGGCGTTAGAAATGTTACAAGTTGGATTTAAATGCCACTGAGAAAAAAGGCtttcctctgttgtttttaccaAAACTGTGTCATTTTATTCCTTAATTCGCTACAGTTTAATGTAGAACCACCTCGGAGTGCAGACCTCAGCAGGAGGTCACCAAATCACTGGTTATAACTAAATTTACACTATCTGTATTTGATTCAGGGCAGTTTGGCACCATGTGGTTTCCACAATGttgtcttttgtttcttttcgtGAGTGAAGTAAAGATGAATTACATATTTAAAGCCAGAGAAAAAACTCAATCAACATTTAAAAGCGTGTTACATATACCATTTATACCTACACTTTTAATGATTACCTCAGTTTCACTCAAGATTAGTCTTTTGCCCAAATGGAAAGCCCAACATTATACAAACCCTGGGTTGTGTAGTGGCTGACTTTGTGGGGAAGGAGTTTACATGTAGGGAAGATAAGAAACTCACATTCCTAAGAAGCTGTTGCTCCACTGTCCGGACAGTGCAACACTGAGGCCTGACAGTGATGTCTTGAATCCTGTGGAATCTGGATAGAACTCAGTAGACGGCTCTGGAAGGTCACACTTCTTTATCTGGGTGCTAGAGCACATGAGGAGAGCACAGGCACAATAATAGGTGAAGGGACACAGACCTACTGACAATAATCATAACTTTATCGAGATAGCGTATATCCAAACAAAGTAACTTCTGAAACAGACAATGAACATAATAAAATCCCaaacatgaaatgtaaaaagaCAAAGTCTTTTGTTTCAACCATAGCAAAGGTTAATAATGTGCCAATAAAAGTGAGTTTTGAGCaaagatttaaaagaagatGTGAGTTTTCCAGCCTGAGGTCTCCAGGCAGGAAGTTCCACAACTGAGGAGCCCGAGCAGAAGGAGCCTGCTCAGCTTTAGTGACGCTTCCTAATTTTAAAACAGTTGGTAGCAGCAGCCTGACTTTTCACCAAATTTTCTAAGGGAGAGCATTTTTCTCAGATTTCACCTTCTCTTCGTTGGCCTCAAAACAAGGCAAATAGAGACATTTAAATCATTTACGATGTATATACACAATAAtccatcttttttgtttttcagcagttGTCATTTCATCTTCTTAGAATTGATTTTGAGATTTTATTGCTGACTTTTAAGGCCCGTTCTGGACTTGAACCTGTGTACTTTTCAGGGGCTTTCAAAAACAAGCAATCAAATCTTAAAATAACGAGTGAAGAGCAGCCAGGATTAAATGCATTAAAATCCTGGCAGCATACTGTGTTAATGGTTTTAAGATATAACAGGACAGGTGCACTACTTTACCTACAGTAAGATGGCGCCTCCCTAGTGGCCGCTTGTTGCAGCAACTTAGACTTTCAATGTGCTATATTCATCTGCCTATGCAATATCAACAGTTAATGTGCAATCCATTCCCTgtacatattctcacactgcatATATTTGTACTGTCTTAACATTGTATATATTAGTTTAATTAGATTTTTcgatatttctatatattttttatattccttacacttaagtagtgcatgttacttattacttGCTGTCAcctttttgactcttgctgctgtaatactgcAAATGTTCGAAGTTCAAATACACTGAGCCTTCACCCTCTGAATAGTAAACTGTTTGAAGTGATATGATCTTAAACTTGTATGTGAGGTGATTTGGAACCAAAAGGACGATTCAGTGTTCAGGAATGTTGAATGTAAAACCTACCCTGTCAGTGTGAATCCCATCTTAACCAGGGGAAAGTAAGTAACGTAGCCACTGAAGTCAGGGAGGGTGACAGACTCCAAAATCCCCTGAATCCAGTCTGTCCCTGCATGGTTCCCTGTGACACAGCACATGCATGAATGGTGAATGCAACATGTCTTACTTACAGATCAGACAGTAAGATTTTGAATTACTTTTCCAAACAACTCATTTGTGCTTCGACCAACTTAGCAACTGAATGAATAAAAccataagataagataaaataacatCATTTATTATCCTTAATTAGTCCCACTATGAAAAATAGTGTCTATCGTGACTGTGTTTAGCAGCAGAAAAAATGCAATACAGACTAAAGTTAAAGGAAACCAATGAGTAAATGCGTATATATGATAGTATATACGATACGAATACAAGGAACAATACAAGATAGAACTATGTACAATTTAAAACATAATCAGTAAAACAATACCTCTCACGCTTACACCTTACCGTACTGAAGCCCTTTGTTGGTCAGGAGGACTTGTATTGCAGGGTTTTCTCCACTGGTGCAGGAGAAGAGCAAGAGCACTGCTACCACTGACAGAAGCATGTTGCTGGGCCGCTGTAATGCACCAAATGAAACATGCGAGTAATGTCTACAGCCACAAAACCCAAAGAGCTACTGAGACATTTACATTTCTAGTGTGAAACATAAGGTATAAAATCAAAAATGGTATTCGTAATAAAGCTGATCAGTTATGTTACGGATGTGAAGCACATACCTGAATCACTGCAGGATGAATTTGCTGAAGGTGGCTCTTgatgtttcttcttcatgtgaggaacaacGTCTCCGCTTCTGTGCTGTGGGTTTAAGTGCTGCTGGTGCTTTCTATTTCATCGAAAGTGAAACTCAGCAACATGTGACAGTAGAGATTTGTAGGTGTGTCGATGGCTGGAAAAACCtgttgtagtttttctttttttctttttcttattattcTGCTCTGACTGTCTTAATTGTGTATTTGGAACGCGACACAGTTTGtaaaaagaacattcaaaaaACGATCTTTGTAAACAACATTCTTATTTTGAGAATAGAAACCTATCATGGCCAATTCTCttgaaaagtgaagtaaaaagagTGAAGTGAAACCTACTTCCTGGTCAGTTGACATATgtgttttgaattattttagtTACTGAGCGACAGAAAAGTATTCTTCTAcacatcctgtttttttttaaataatccttTAAACATCCTGGTTGTGCAACTTAACATCAAGCTATGTCACACAGCTTAGCAGCTGCAAATCGACAAACTCTTCGCATGTTCAGATTGTTGTGATAAGAGAAATTTACCCACAATTCCACGGAGCAAAACTGAGGCTTTTCAGTCACCCACTGGTTACATTTCATCACAATTCAATGCGCAAGGAAAAATTAGAATCACCAGCcataaaatatttgatttatttatctctTAATTCAACAAACTCTTGGTCTCACACACCATGATTAGTTCCATTTAAATCACAAGTAACACGTTCAATAGGAAGAGAATATCATCAGACAGACAGTTTTCATACATATAACACAGTTAGGACCCACTTGCTTGAACTTTGAATTCACTTCATCCAGAATGACACTTGAAACACCAAGAAAACAAAACGAGCCAACAGGACCACTATCTATAAGatgtcaaataaaacacaacagaaaaaccaaACTGGAAATAAAAAGTCATTCTGTTTAAACAACTACACATAAGTTAttcatggtttttttttttataattccaCAGAGCATTGTGTGATCTGAAGGGTGCCCTGCTCTTATATTTTCTCTGGAGTGGGATTAATGATATATCTAGCAGCTCAAAAACCAGTAACAACATATTCACCTCATTGTTTTTCACATATTTCATTCCCCAACTATAAACACGTACACACTCACAGTTATAGAGCCACAGAGGACATTTTCACTGGATCTCTGATAACTTTGCATGAAGACTCAGGCTCCATCATGCCCGCATATTATTTAATCAGCCCCCTGTCATGCGGAGGCTGTGTTCCTCTGTCCACTTAATAAAACATTGTTTCTGGAATGAGAAGACTAGACTTTACACTATGATTGTAGAGTTCATTATTGCACATTATATCACGAAGGCGAAATAAAAAGATGTAGGCTACATTTCACACAAATAATCCTCCTCACAAGCTTCTATGGCAAGTGGTCAACATGATGTTTTGATAAGGTCTGCTTCATGACAGCCTGCAGGAGTGCGGCATTATGGGATGTCACGTTTCAGTAAAAGGTCATCTCTGAAGCTCTCAGTCGTGGAGATTGTACCTGTAGGCCTCTATGAGTCCTTCAACTGAGTGAATGAAGCCAGATATGGCGCATATGCCTCCAATAACAAAAATGGCCACGTCGAAGAAGACGTGGTGCCACAGGAGGTTCCTCCACTGGAGCTTCAGGTGGAAGAGGCTTGGCAAGAGGAAGCACAGGCCGGCGCCGGTGAGGCTTCCAGTTAGGCCCATCAGAAGGGCAAAATGGGGGACAAAGACAGCCATGAGCAAGGTGAAGACTACCAGGGTGACTCGAAGGCCCAGACCCCAGGATTTCAATTGCCCATTGGGGCCGTAGCAGTCAGGAAACACGGCCCTTCCGCCGTCCTGGAAAAAGGATTTCTCCAGAACCTCAACTGCAGCAAAGAAAGGCAGCGGGTAAGACAGCAGCGCCTTGGCAACCAGGAAGATGTTCACCACGGCCCTTATGGTTGAAGGCAGGTTATCTGTGATGACCTCTTTGGTGGCGTCTGCCCAAGTCAAGTAGGCCACCAGGGCAAAGAGGCCCTTGAGGACACAGGCAGAGATGTGAGTCCAATCCATCATGCAGTGGAACTCGCTGGGCCTACTCATGTTGCCCTCCAGGGAGGGCAGGAAGATCTGGGAGGTGTAGCTGAACACGATGATGCCGATGGAGATGGGGAACTTCTTCACGTCAATGTAGAACTTGACCTTGTCCCAGGCCCAGTCCCTGGCTCTGGAGAGACAGTAGGCGATCACGAGGACGTTGATGACGAAGTGCGCCATCGTGCACAGCAAGCTGAACTTGGACACGGCCTTGAGGTTCTTCAGGAACGCGCACGGCAGGAGCGCGACCGTGGCCACCACCGACCAGGCCTTCTGGGAGACGGGGAACCCCGGGAAGCTGTTGACCATCAGGTTGCCGCTGACCACCACGTAGAGGATGCAGGTCATGACCAACTCGATGATCTGCGCCACGTTCACGACGTGTCCGCCCAGCGCTGGGAAGCGGGGCGCGCAGCAGGCGTTGGCGATGTCCACGTACGAGTCCCTGACGCGCACTTTGACGCCGTCCTCGTTGTCCTCGTACAGACACGCGATGAGGATCTTGCCCGTGTAGCAGCACACCACGGCCGCGAAGATAATGAGGAAGAGGCCGAGGTAGCCGCCGTGGAGGATGGCGTACGGCAGGCCGAGGACGAACATGCCCTGCGGACAGAGAGGCGCAGTTGAAGGATAATGGACGAGGCCCACATCGCATTGACAGGCCGAGGCCGCCCATGCAATGACTGGCTCACACAGCGCACAGCTTACATAATGACCGTAAAAAATGAACATGTATATTTCGCATTGAAATGTCCTGCAAAGCAAACGTGTGATTTTTACACAATGGATCATTTTCTAGTGTCTGCATCACACCCGTTATTTTCTATTTGACTTCGCCCTTGAAAATGCAGGCCTTTAGTTTGCTTTAGGCAATTAGAGctttataaagaaaacaatttaaaaacgaAATTTCAAAtcaatttctttaaattctACATTTGATGGAGCCGCTGATAAGCACGTGGAGCCATTGAGCCTCGGGGCTATCACAGAGGAACAGGCCTGCCTGCAGCGCCACTGATAAAAGGATTTGAATAAATCCATTCTAAGACCCACTGACCAGCaattgtcacattttaaattgaagCATGCATGGAATTAGACCATTATTAAAATATAGCagattttgtaatatttaaatataatttgattctgctatgtacaatattttttctttattcgatttttttttgttgaatgaATGTACGCGCATCTCCAGGCACTCTTCCTCCTCAAATATCTTCAAGGTGACATCTCGTGCAGTTGCAGGCCTGCATGCATCACGTGCTATTCTTTGCATCCTCACATGATTTTTATAATAAAGTGATCGCAGTGTACCTGGATGGCGTTGGTGACGTTCCAGCCAGCTTCCCATGTCGTGATTTTGGGTTTGTCCTCGTCCAGGGAGCCTCCTGTCTTCAGGGGCGCAGGCCGGGGCCCGGTGCCGTCCCTCTGGTAGTGGCTGTCTCCGTCCAGATCCCCGTCTCCCTCCACgtgtcccccttcctcttctccctgaaGGACATCCATCTGCATCCCATGTCGGTAGTCATAATCCAGGTCATCGCACTCGGCGAAACCCAGGCCCTCCTCGTCCGTCGCGGCCTGGAAGCCCAGGCGGGCGAACACCCCGCTGACCTTGGCCTGGGATTTGTTGGACACCGTGTGGGCCGCATTGGTCAGCTTGTTGGACAGCTTGTGTCGGATCAGGTGAGCCATCTTCTATCCGAGTAAAATGCGGTCTTCGAATGAGAATGATATTACGGAGTGAAAAAGCGGAGATGCAGATGCATGCAGGATCGAGCTGTGATTCCGTGCTACACTGAAGTCATGCCTGTTGCCTCTTCTATGTGGAGCTGCCTGACCGTCTCATCCAAACCCTGCACAGAtcctcagcctcttctctcAGCCTGCTCATCCATATTAGTCCCTCACAGAAAAAATAAGAAGACACTCAGACATGAGTCTCAGCGAGGAAACGCCCGGAAACATGCAGGGACCAAAAAATGTGTCCTCGATCATTTGTGGTTAAGAAAGACAATTTGGCATATTTCTCTCATCCAAGCTGTTTTTTTACTCTCCCTGTTGGGGGTCCTGATGGTGCAAGCGTGAGCGGTGGAATCTCTGACTGCTTCACccaatgagagagagggagagagagagagggagagagagagagagagagagagagagagagagagagagagagagagagacagggagagagagagagagagagagagagagagagagagagtgtggggggggcgtGCACGTGTCCGCATAGAGTGACGGTGTAACACGGCTCGTGCACAGCAGAGGAACTGTCAcaaagaatgagagagagagagagagagagagagagagagagagagagagagagagagagagagagagagagagagagagagagagagagagagagaaagagatagagagaagcgTGCAAGTGTCCGCATAGAGTAAGTAAAGATCAAACATTTCACCTGCCCTCGTGCTCTACTCTGTCAacaggtccacacacacacacacacacacacacacacacacacacacacacacacacacacacacacacacacacacacacacacacacacacacacacactcacacacacacacacacacataaagccTTCATGCATGCAACAACAGCATGAGCTATAAAAAATCATTTCTGCATAAACTTATCAAAATAGTAAGTAATAATAAATAGCCTGTAtttatgataaaaaaatgttaacatCATCCACAGTCGTATTTGCGGTTTTAATCCAAATTTCATTTGATTAAAGAACATTTCGTTTAGATCAAAATCTTCCACCTGATCTGTTCAACTGTATTTTAAATCGTGAATCATCTTATATATGTGAAATGaggcacgcacaaacacacacacacacacacacacagacagacacacacacacacacacacagacacaccagacacacacacacacacacacacacacacacacacacaaactgatgtgtattttcacaaataaagacaaaagtaCGTCCCGTACTGTTTTAGAAAACCAAATATGCACTAATATTATTTCCCCATAGAAAATCATTAAATTTGTTTCCCgatcttgtttttttccccttaaaaattaaattattccTTTTCTTCGCGTCAAGAACATAATTAAATTATTCCCGTATAAAAATCTTGCCCCAcgtttaaaacatttaaatgaatggcGCTGTTTGCCCAGATCTGTGCATTAATTCCTCACGCATGAATGCGGATTTTTACGTTTCCTGCTCATTTAACAGCTGGATTCCAGATGTGCATGTGCAGGCTGTGCGCAGAGGGAAGCAACTCGTTGGTGATATGATGAGCACCGGGCATCTGGCCTGATGCtgcagcaccacggacagctcctCATACTCACTGCGAGGAAAACACGAATTCTCAAGTTGTATTAATTTCACCATCACAGAgttagaaaagaaaacaaatatagtTATTAGCTGGTAAATATAACTGTTCGTTATTCAGCTCTGTTACATTTACTGAAGCTCcgcacagaggagaggagagagggagagttatTTCTTCTCCACCTCGGCTCTAATCATCGGGAATAAGAAGCACCTCGACTTCGCCGCCATAATCTGCTGTGACACGGCTCAGCAAAGCtgtcatctttctttttttttttcagcatgcTTGCAGAAATGAAGCCCACCATAGCAAGAAGGCT encodes:
- the bpifcl gene encoding bactericidal permeability-increasing protein, which produces MLLSVVAVLLLFSCTSGENPAIQVLLTNKGLQYGNHAGTDWIQGILESVTLPDFSGYVTYFPLVKMGFTLTGTQIKKCDLPEPSTEFYPDSTGFKTSLSGLSVALSGQWSNSFLGMHDSGTFDMAVFGVDVTSVVKLGKDACGHLSVTSVSCDARVGRVDVNLRGGTRRTFPRFVKKFRSSITPQIESRICPYVKEFIGNLEQHLQAMNVSFDVDQALTLDLALTSLPVVSVSSLSLGLKGEFYNKNPPPFEAPSFTVPEQQGYMLSMGLSDFTMNSALYGYYSAGVYRTLINDSVIPKCFPLHLNTSLMGPYIPQLPKMFPGLLMNLRVYATEAPVSSFQPDAVKLGFHGAIEAFAIQPNATETPLFQLSVVSNFSSKVWIAGETVKGSASMDNFTLTLVGSKVGPFKTDALEKVARKGVEMVLAKVNETLGKGILLPRLVYARLVDSVLKVHEGFVVLFSDAEVFTDRSFSSHTNRAV
- the LOC133005774 gene encoding vesicular inhibitory amino acid transporter-like, which produces MAHLIRHKLSNKLTNAAHTVSNKSQAKVSGVFARLGFQAATDEEGLGFAECDDLDYDYRHGMQMDVLQGEEEGGHVEGDGDLDGDSHYQRDGTGPRPAPLKTGGSLDEDKPKITTWEAGWNVTNAIQGMFVLGLPYAILHGGYLGLFLIIFAAVVCCYTGKILIACLYEDNEDGVKVRVRDSYVDIANACCAPRFPALGGHVVNVAQIIELVMTCILYVVVSGNLMVNSFPGFPVSQKAWSVVATVALLPCAFLKNLKAVSKFSLLCTMAHFVINVLVIAYCLSRARDWAWDKVKFYIDVKKFPISIGIIVFSYTSQIFLPSLEGNMSRPSEFHCMMDWTHISACVLKGLFALVAYLTWADATKEVITDNLPSTIRAVVNIFLVAKALLSYPLPFFAAVEVLEKSFFQDGGRAVFPDCYGPNGQLKSWGLGLRVTLVVFTLLMAVFVPHFALLMGLTGSLTGAGLCFLLPSLFHLKLQWRNLLWHHVFFDVAIFVIGGICAISGFIHSVEGLIEAYRYNLHD